Proteins from a genomic interval of Sphingobacterium sp. SYP-B4668:
- a CDS encoding RagB/SusD family nutrient uptake outer membrane protein: MKIYITGLLLIAGLLSFTSCSDFLDEEPKYSIPSQEYYKTETQARANVNALYRRGAPQRYSDAASAYVGPNASIPTMLTGYFTNSYEGQELVCLYAKELTRQQHTSVISPTMNSIWDSCYAAINTANGAIKYIPGIKMEAANVDKLVAEAKFFRAYNYFYLIKTFGDVPLVVEPYEKLENLYPERNTTASVYAVIEADLKEAVEKLPATTFLANARRITKYAAAMALANVYLQQNKFAEAATYAKIVTSSAHKLTPNGDYGTNSAFNKLRTTDDLDEVIYAQEFDAGIRNSSWWPTYAFSSSATAVFTSYSIFERVFGPTDRFLNVYGVNDLRIKPNQFFHWEYTHPTTGKKWTSQAAGVWYYFDEAAVLGAGQGTKDWNFYRFSEALLIAAEAIAKSTGVTAEAAGYLAQVRSRADVTGKTVAEYTSELQVLSVDRFVEECWTERLRELPLEFKMWDDCLRTGKFPVISPTEKGKVEYQTLIGAKNGFGATFKESDLLWPISPDELQRNKSLKQNPGYN, encoded by the coding sequence ATGAAAATATATATAACAGGGCTTCTGCTGATCGCTGGCCTACTATCCTTTACTTCATGTAGCGATTTTCTAGATGAAGAACCAAAATACTCTATACCGTCACAAGAGTACTATAAGACAGAAACGCAGGCTCGAGCAAATGTTAATGCACTGTACCGTCGAGGAGCTCCTCAACGTTATTCGGATGCTGCAAGTGCCTACGTAGGGCCAAACGCTTCTATCCCCACCATGCTGACGGGATATTTTACCAATAGTTATGAAGGGCAAGAATTGGTCTGTCTGTACGCTAAAGAGTTGACACGTCAGCAACACACCAGCGTAATATCACCGACGATGAATAGTATATGGGATAGCTGCTATGCAGCCATCAATACGGCTAATGGAGCCATTAAGTATATCCCAGGGATTAAAATGGAGGCTGCAAATGTAGACAAGTTGGTCGCTGAGGCAAAATTTTTCCGGGCCTATAACTATTTCTATCTGATTAAGACGTTTGGAGATGTGCCATTAGTGGTAGAGCCTTATGAAAAGTTAGAAAACCTTTATCCAGAAAGAAACACTACTGCATCTGTATATGCTGTAATTGAGGCCGACTTAAAGGAAGCGGTAGAAAAATTACCGGCAACTACTTTCTTGGCAAATGCCCGTCGCATTACAAAGTACGCGGCTGCTATGGCACTTGCCAATGTGTATTTACAGCAAAATAAATTTGCTGAAGCGGCTACTTATGCAAAGATAGTAACCAGTTCAGCACATAAACTAACACCTAATGGGGATTATGGGACTAACAGTGCGTTTAATAAGTTGCGCACCACTGATGATTTGGATGAGGTGATCTATGCTCAAGAATTCGATGCCGGGATTCGTAATAGTAGTTGGTGGCCTACCTATGCCTTCAGTTCTTCCGCTACAGCTGTTTTTACATCTTATTCTATCTTTGAGCGGGTGTTTGGTCCCACGGATCGTTTCCTAAATGTATATGGTGTCAACGATTTGCGTATAAAACCCAATCAATTTTTTCACTGGGAGTATACACACCCTACTACGGGAAAAAAATGGACTTCTCAAGCGGCGGGTGTGTGGTATTATTTTGACGAAGCGGCAGTACTCGGTGCTGGACAGGGAACTAAAGACTGGAATTTCTACCGTTTCTCTGAAGCGCTGTTAATAGCGGCTGAAGCCATTGCGAAAAGCACGGGAGTGACCGCCGAAGCCGCAGGATACCTTGCTCAGGTTCGATCGAGAGCTGACGTTACCGGCAAGACCGTGGCAGAGTACACGAGCGAATTGCAGGTTTTGTCAGTCGATAGATTTGTTGAAGAGTGTTGGACAGAGCGACTACGTGAGTTGCCATTGGAATTTAAGATGTGGGATGATTGTCTGAGGACAGGTAAATTTCCAGTTATCTCGCCAACGGAGAAAGGAAAGGTCGAGTATCAGACACTGATTGGTGCAAAGAACGGATTTGGAGCAACTTTCAAGGAGTCAGATCTTCTTTGGCCAATATCACCAGATGAGTTGCAACGCAATAAGAGTCTGAAGCAAAATCCGGGCTATAATTAG
- the amaB gene encoding L-piperidine-6-carboxylate dehydrogenase — protein sequence MIRKELEKLGIKEENPGTSTGANWFASGELITSFSPVDGKEIAKVTSTTYTEYEDVIQTATTAAQLWKDIPAPKRGEIVRQLGIKLRELKPVLGKLVSYEMGKSYQEGLGEVQEMIDICDFAVGLSRQLYGNTIHSERPGHRMYDQYHPLGLVGIITAFNFPVAVWSWNATLALVCGDVVIWKPSEKTPVCALACQHILVEILKNNNLPDGISSVVTGDAEIGKWISADKRIALVSATGSTRMGRAVAVTVAERLGKSLLELGGNNAIIVTPNADLKMTIIGAVFGAVGTAGQRCTSTRRLIIHEDIYNTVKAALVAAYAQIHIGDPLDVQNHMGPLIDKAAVETYTAAIEKIKTQGGQILVEGGILSGEGYESGCYVKPVIAEVENHYDIVQTETFAPILYLIKYNGEVQQAIALQNDVVQGLSSAIMTSDLREAELFLSNKGSDCGIANVNIGTSGAEIGGAFGGEKETGGGRESGSDAWKLYMRRQTNTINYTTDLPLAQGITFNL from the coding sequence ATGATTAGAAAAGAATTAGAGAAATTAGGGATTAAGGAAGAAAATCCAGGCACGTCCACCGGCGCCAATTGGTTTGCTTCTGGCGAATTGATTACTTCGTTTTCCCCGGTCGATGGCAAGGAAATTGCAAAAGTCACCTCAACCACCTATACCGAATATGAAGACGTCATCCAGACCGCCACAACGGCAGCACAGCTGTGGAAAGATATCCCCGCTCCCAAACGAGGCGAAATTGTCCGTCAACTAGGTATCAAACTCAGGGAACTTAAACCTGTGTTGGGTAAGCTCGTTTCTTATGAGATGGGCAAATCCTACCAAGAAGGCTTGGGAGAAGTACAAGAAATGATTGACATCTGCGATTTTGCAGTTGGCTTATCCCGCCAATTATATGGCAACACTATACATTCCGAACGTCCTGGACACCGCATGTATGACCAATACCACCCACTTGGATTGGTAGGTATTATCACCGCTTTCAACTTTCCCGTAGCAGTATGGTCATGGAATGCAACATTGGCATTAGTATGTGGCGACGTTGTCATCTGGAAACCAAGTGAAAAAACACCCGTCTGCGCACTAGCCTGCCAACATATCCTTGTCGAGATCCTGAAGAACAATAACCTTCCCGACGGTATTTCATCGGTTGTCACCGGTGACGCTGAAATCGGCAAATGGATAAGCGCTGACAAACGTATCGCATTGGTATCCGCTACGGGCTCTACCCGTATGGGGCGTGCCGTAGCTGTAACCGTTGCCGAACGATTGGGCAAGTCCCTTCTTGAACTGGGAGGAAACAATGCAATCATCGTAACACCCAATGCCGACCTTAAGATGACCATCATAGGAGCGGTATTTGGGGCCGTAGGTACCGCTGGTCAACGTTGCACGAGTACCCGTAGACTTATCATCCACGAAGACATTTATAACACAGTAAAGGCAGCCTTGGTAGCCGCTTACGCTCAAATACACATCGGAGATCCGCTAGATGTCCAAAACCATATGGGTCCACTCATTGATAAAGCAGCAGTAGAAACTTACACAGCGGCTATTGAAAAAATAAAAACCCAGGGCGGTCAAATACTCGTAGAAGGAGGTATTTTATCTGGAGAGGGGTATGAAAGCGGCTGTTATGTCAAACCCGTGATTGCGGAAGTCGAAAACCACTACGATATCGTACAGACCGAAACCTTTGCCCCCATCTTATATCTTATCAAATATAACGGTGAAGTACAGCAAGCAATCGCTCTACAGAACGATGTCGTACAAGGCCTTTCCTCCGCGATCATGACGTCCGACCTACGTGAAGCCGAGCTATTCCTCAGCAATAAGGGATCCGACTGTGGGATTGCAAATGTCAACATTGGGACTTCAGGTGCCGAAATAGGGGGAGCCTTTGGAGGGGAGAAAGAAACAGGCGGAGGACGTGAATCTGGATCGGACGCCTGGAAACTCTACATGCGTAGGCAGACCAATACGATAAACTATACTACTGACTTACCACTTGCCCAAGGCATTACCTTCAATTTATAA
- a CDS encoding acyl-CoA dehydrogenase family protein translates to MKEVDYFQVQELLSEEHLMIQGMIREFINREVKPFIDVAAQEHRELSGLMLKLGAVGALGSYIPQKYGGAGLDQIAYGLIMQELEAGDSAVRSAASVQSSLVMFPIYTYGSEEQRVKYLPKLAKGEWVGSFGLTEPNHGSDPARMETKLVKSGTGYLLNGAKMWITNAPVCDLAVVWAKDEEGKIRGVIVERTMVGFSTPKTENKWSLRASMTGELIFNDVYIPRENVLPDVRSMKGPLSCLNSARYGISWGVIGAAIDCYQTALKYAMEREQFGRPIAAYQLQQKKLAEFLTEITKAQLMSWRLGVLKNEGRATPQQISMAKRNNVNMALQIARESRQLLGAMGIVGDFPIMRHMMNLESVITYEGTHDIHLLITGQDITGFSAF, encoded by the coding sequence ATGAAAGAGGTCGACTATTTTCAGGTACAAGAACTGCTGTCAGAAGAACATTTGATGATTCAGGGGATGATTCGTGAATTCATCAACAGAGAGGTAAAGCCTTTTATTGATGTCGCTGCTCAAGAGCACCGGGAATTGTCAGGACTTATGTTGAAGTTGGGGGCAGTAGGTGCATTGGGATCTTATATTCCTCAAAAATACGGTGGGGCTGGTTTGGATCAAATCGCATATGGTCTTATCATGCAAGAATTGGAAGCAGGGGATTCGGCAGTTCGTTCTGCTGCTTCGGTGCAGTCATCTTTGGTGATGTTTCCGATTTATACATATGGCAGTGAGGAGCAACGTGTAAAATATTTGCCCAAATTGGCGAAGGGGGAGTGGGTTGGGAGCTTTGGCTTGACCGAACCTAACCATGGTTCAGATCCAGCACGCATGGAAACGAAACTTGTAAAATCGGGAACGGGGTACCTCCTTAATGGAGCGAAAATGTGGATTACAAATGCCCCCGTTTGCGATTTGGCAGTGGTATGGGCCAAAGATGAAGAGGGTAAGATAAGAGGGGTAATCGTGGAGCGGACAATGGTGGGTTTTAGCACGCCAAAGACGGAAAATAAATGGTCATTACGGGCTTCTATGACAGGAGAGTTGATTTTTAACGATGTGTATATCCCAAGGGAAAATGTACTTCCAGATGTGCGGTCTATGAAGGGGCCGTTGTCTTGTCTTAACTCTGCTCGATACGGGATATCCTGGGGGGTTATCGGTGCTGCGATAGATTGTTACCAAACTGCACTGAAGTATGCTATGGAAAGAGAGCAGTTTGGAAGGCCGATTGCAGCCTATCAATTACAGCAAAAGAAATTAGCGGAGTTTTTGACGGAGATTACTAAGGCGCAATTGATGTCTTGGCGATTGGGCGTATTAAAGAATGAAGGCCGCGCTACACCACAGCAGATTTCCATGGCTAAACGTAACAATGTGAATATGGCGCTACAAATCGCGAGAGAGTCTAGGCAACTTTTAGGCGCTATGGGTATTGTGGGAGACTTTCCAATTATGCGGCACATGATGAATTTGGAATCTGTCATCACTTATGAAGGAACGCATGATATCCATCTGTTAATTACTGGGCAAGATATCACGGGCTTTAGCGCCTTTTAG
- the lat gene encoding L-lysine 6-transaminase encodes MTATVHERLSKHILADGLPMVIDLEKSHDSYIVDIHGVEYLDMFSMFASSPIGYNHHHIVNNTDLLKKVAINKLALSDIYPIEFADFVDTFDRVAIPKELSYCFFIDGGALAVENALKAAFDWKTRFNLSHGIQQEASQVIHFKQAFHGRTGYTLSLTNTKDPRKYMYFPKFDWPRIINPKLHFPLTEEGVSETIKSEQQAIHEIETAIAKNPNDIACLIIEPIQAEGGDNHFRKEFFKKLRTICDQHNIIFILDEVQTGLGMTGKMWAYEHYDILPDIIAFGKKSQVCGLLANRNKFDQVAHHVFQESSRINSTFGGNLVDMVRFKLILEVIERDNLVHHAEKLGHYLFEKLENLAVRYPQIQNIRGKGLLVAFDFETEAKRDQFVKNTMANKLLILGCGEKSIRFRPHLNVTVEHLDKALALVEKSL; translated from the coding sequence ATGACAGCAACAGTTCACGAAAGATTATCCAAGCATATATTGGCAGATGGGCTACCTATGGTTATCGACTTAGAGAAGTCTCACGACTCCTATATCGTAGACATCCATGGGGTGGAGTATCTGGACATGTTTAGTATGTTTGCCTCTTCCCCTATTGGGTATAATCACCACCACATTGTCAACAACACCGACCTTCTCAAAAAGGTGGCGATCAACAAATTAGCTTTATCGGATATATATCCAATAGAATTTGCAGATTTTGTTGACACCTTCGATCGTGTAGCCATCCCCAAGGAACTTAGCTATTGTTTCTTTATAGATGGCGGAGCTCTTGCGGTGGAAAACGCATTAAAAGCTGCCTTTGACTGGAAAACCAGGTTTAATTTATCTCACGGGATCCAGCAGGAAGCCAGTCAGGTTATCCATTTTAAACAGGCCTTTCATGGCCGTACGGGCTATACACTCTCGTTGACCAACACCAAGGATCCTCGGAAATACATGTACTTTCCCAAGTTTGACTGGCCACGTATCATCAACCCGAAGCTTCATTTTCCATTGACCGAAGAGGGCGTCTCCGAAACAATCAAATCGGAACAACAAGCAATTCACGAAATAGAAACAGCCATTGCCAAAAATCCGAATGACATTGCCTGCCTAATAATAGAACCAATTCAGGCCGAAGGTGGAGATAATCATTTCCGAAAAGAGTTTTTCAAAAAATTAAGGACTATCTGTGATCAGCATAACATTATATTCATTTTGGATGAAGTACAAACCGGATTAGGAATGACCGGTAAGATGTGGGCATACGAACATTATGACATCTTACCAGATATCATTGCATTTGGTAAAAAATCCCAAGTATGTGGACTGTTGGCCAACCGTAACAAGTTTGACCAAGTGGCTCACCATGTATTCCAAGAATCAAGTCGTATCAACTCTACATTTGGTGGCAACCTAGTGGATATGGTCCGTTTTAAGCTAATCTTAGAAGTCATTGAGCGCGACAATCTCGTCCATCATGCTGAAAAGCTAGGCCATTACCTATTTGAAAAATTAGAAAATTTGGCTGTAAGGTACCCTCAAATTCAAAATATAAGGGGCAAGGGCCTTTTAGTGGCCTTTGATTTCGAAACAGAGGCTAAACGAGATCAATTTGTAAAAAATACAATGGCCAATAAACTCTTGATATTAGGATGTGGAGAGAAAAGCATTCGCTTCAGACCACATTTAAATGTGACTGTCGAACACTTGGATAAAGCACTAGCCCTAGTCGAAAAGAGCTTGTAG
- a CDS encoding SusC/RagA family TonB-linked outer membrane protein yields the protein MKHYMKHDWPVGRRSRWWIVPLSLLALNYASASPSRLLPNESKRVYLSNATQESVSGRVFDAQTKSPLAGVTVTVKGTTVSAQTDENGNFTLNAKVGDTLQVSYVGFKKSEVPITSSSGITINLTSESEALEEVVVVGYGTMRKSDVTGSISIAKGEDMIKTQSFSALENLRGKAAGVNIFSNSSQPGAYANRVVIRGNSTITSSSNPLYVVDGVVMEDFHLLNPNDIERIEVLKDASSAAIYGARGANGVIMVTTKRGSKDGRKTLSYQGSAGVSSVARYMDLLNAQEWTDAFMIGLENENKYQGKNWSLDRTTWFTDQNYFDAGGNPIYDTDWQREASRTAISQNHQVNIQQGDESSSVGAFLNYSDQQGVLLNTFSKRVNGKLAYDAKPAKWLSTNVNLLVNHTWGRYTPEDGGGQEARRTMIEMLPWLPVRDANGDYTSSSSSNMADAFGFEGMANPVSILDLQKRMRYNTQIFGNAALTFHLMEGLDLKTQFGVDSHKKDYKGYSSILLNNISRPNGWAEIENTNTLYWQEETYLTYNKTIDRHRINGMVGLSWQERTYSIDRSRTEGFGDDFYEWNNMGVGTTPGAPTSDWSRWAMNSYFLRMAYTYNDRYSATVTGRYDGSSRFGKNNKYAFFPSVGFAWNASNEDFLRDNSTISNLKFHTSYGLTGNSEINPYESIAKTRAGTILLNGSRAPFSYLNNIANDDLKWEKTAQYDVGVELGLFANRLNFDVSYYQKKTTDLLLEVPLPRTTGYKSVLMNVGSVQNRGLDIMVSASPVKNEVFSWNTSLNMNYNKNEVLKLGENNADILRNEWVGGANGIIRVGENMNSFYGYKRYGIYTIQDYEAGEATLAQVGRPKRSKEKEILGKGTPDWTGSFINTFNYKNFDLTLDLQFVYGVETMQQFYHSTYDRFGITNGLKEILTDAYNGSNPNTMQQAIYLTNSGHAGQDTNVDSSWVVDGSFLRVNLLQLGYTFAPNLCKSIGISGLRVYGSANNPWLLMSDDFKGYDPESTSQGDNNKFGQNVTFFSYPRAKTFTLGLNVTL from the coding sequence ATGAAACATTACATGAAACATGATTGGCCTGTAGGTCGTCGGTCGAGGTGGTGGATTGTCCCACTTTCTCTTTTGGCTCTAAATTATGCCTCTGCATCTCCCAGCAGACTGCTCCCGAATGAAAGCAAGCGTGTTTATTTGTCAAATGCCACACAGGAGTCGGTCAGCGGTCGAGTGTTTGATGCGCAGACCAAAAGCCCTTTGGCGGGTGTGACTGTCACGGTAAAAGGTACAACGGTGAGCGCCCAGACGGATGAAAACGGGAACTTCACCTTAAATGCAAAGGTTGGTGACACCTTGCAGGTTTCGTATGTGGGCTTTAAGAAATCGGAAGTGCCTATAACATCATCCTCAGGAATTACTATTAACCTAACTTCTGAAAGTGAGGCTTTAGAAGAGGTTGTGGTGGTGGGTTACGGAACCATGCGTAAGTCAGATGTGACCGGATCTATTTCCATAGCTAAAGGCGAAGATATGATTAAAACCCAAAGTTTTAGCGCACTGGAAAACCTAAGGGGAAAGGCTGCAGGCGTGAATATTTTTTCTAATTCGAGCCAGCCGGGGGCTTACGCCAATAGGGTGGTGATTCGAGGGAACTCTACGATTACTTCTTCCTCTAATCCCTTATATGTCGTGGATGGAGTTGTAATGGAAGATTTTCATCTTTTGAATCCTAATGATATCGAACGGATAGAGGTGCTGAAAGATGCATCTTCTGCCGCTATTTATGGTGCGAGAGGGGCAAATGGGGTCATTATGGTCACGACAAAACGAGGAAGTAAAGATGGCCGGAAGACACTTAGCTATCAAGGTTCTGCGGGTGTGAGTTCTGTGGCACGTTATATGGATTTGTTGAATGCGCAGGAGTGGACAGATGCCTTTATGATAGGTCTGGAAAACGAAAATAAGTATCAAGGGAAGAATTGGTCTTTAGACAGGACTACTTGGTTTACGGATCAGAACTACTTTGACGCAGGCGGCAACCCGATATACGATACGGATTGGCAAAGGGAAGCGAGTAGAACCGCAATTTCCCAAAATCACCAAGTGAACATACAACAAGGCGACGAGAGCTCCTCAGTAGGTGCTTTCTTAAATTATAGCGATCAACAAGGGGTATTGTTGAATACGTTTAGTAAACGTGTCAATGGTAAGTTGGCCTATGATGCAAAACCTGCAAAATGGTTATCGACAAACGTCAATCTGTTAGTGAATCATACTTGGGGTCGGTATACACCTGAGGATGGCGGTGGACAGGAAGCAAGACGAACTATGATTGAAATGCTGCCTTGGCTTCCCGTACGTGATGCGAATGGAGATTATACTTCTTCGTCTTCCTCTAATATGGCCGACGCCTTTGGATTCGAGGGTATGGCAAATCCAGTATCTATTTTGGACCTACAAAAGCGTATGCGCTATAATACCCAGATTTTTGGAAATGCGGCGTTAACCTTTCACCTTATGGAGGGGTTGGATTTAAAAACACAATTTGGTGTGGATAGCCACAAAAAGGATTACAAGGGATATTCATCCATTCTTCTTAATAATATTTCTCGACCAAATGGCTGGGCAGAGATTGAAAATACCAATACACTCTATTGGCAAGAAGAGACCTATTTAACATATAATAAGACTATAGATCGTCACCGGATCAACGGGATGGTAGGATTGTCTTGGCAGGAACGAACCTACAGCATCGATCGGTCTAGAACGGAAGGATTTGGTGATGATTTCTACGAGTGGAACAATATGGGGGTAGGAACCACTCCTGGGGCTCCGACATCAGATTGGAGTAGATGGGCTATGAACTCTTATTTTTTGCGTATGGCTTATACGTATAACGATCGTTATTCAGCAACAGTGACAGGTCGTTACGACGGATCTTCAAGATTCGGGAAGAATAATAAATATGCTTTCTTCCCATCCGTTGGATTTGCGTGGAATGCGTCAAATGAAGATTTTCTAAGGGATAATAGTACAATCAGTAATTTGAAATTTCACACCAGCTATGGTCTGACCGGAAATTCGGAGATTAACCCCTATGAGTCGATCGCAAAAACAAGGGCTGGTACCATTTTGTTGAATGGATCACGTGCACCATTTTCATATCTTAATAACATCGCAAATGATGATCTTAAATGGGAAAAGACGGCGCAGTATGACGTGGGAGTAGAACTCGGACTATTTGCCAATAGATTAAATTTTGATGTGTCCTACTACCAAAAGAAGACGACAGACCTCTTGTTGGAAGTGCCGCTTCCACGCACAACGGGATATAAGTCGGTATTGATGAATGTCGGGTCTGTGCAAAATCGTGGTTTAGATATTATGGTGAGTGCCTCACCAGTAAAAAATGAAGTATTTAGTTGGAATACCAGCTTGAATATGAATTACAATAAGAACGAAGTGTTGAAACTCGGAGAGAATAATGCTGATATCCTGCGCAATGAATGGGTTGGGGGTGCAAATGGTATTATCCGCGTGGGCGAAAACATGAATAGCTTTTATGGATATAAGCGCTATGGTATATATACCATCCAAGATTACGAGGCCGGTGAAGCTACCTTGGCACAAGTAGGTAGGCCTAAGCGTTCGAAAGAGAAGGAAATCTTGGGTAAGGGAACACCTGACTGGACTGGAAGTTTTATCAATACATTTAATTATAAAAACTTTGATTTGACTTTGGATTTACAATTTGTATATGGCGTGGAGACCATGCAGCAGTTCTATCATTCTACCTACGATCGCTTCGGTATTACCAATGGATTAAAGGAGATACTTACCGATGCCTACAATGGATCTAATCCTAATACGATGCAACAGGCTATCTACTTGACTAATTCCGGACATGCGGGTCAAGATACTAATGTAGACTCGTCGTGGGTCGTAGATGGTTCTTTCTTGCGAGTAAACCTTCTTCAATTGGGCTATACGTTTGCCCCTAATTTATGTAAATCAATTGGTATCTCTGGATTGCGGGTATATGGTAGCGCTAACAATCCTTGGCTTTTGATGTCAGATGATTTTAAAGGATACGATCCAGAAAGCACATCGCAAGGGGATAACAATAAGTTCGGTCAAAATGTGACCTTCTTTTCTTATCCGAGAGCCAAAACCTTTACGCTAGGATTAAATGTAACTTTATAA
- a CDS encoding 3-keto-disaccharide hydrolase: MKKNLFLFVCVGLLSFWGCAVKKTDEQSSVKTVHGWKSLFNGKDIKDWNVKIHHHDFGVNYGNTFRVEDGTIQVRYDQYGDFNEQYGHLYYKTPYSYYHLKLEYRFVGELHKGAPDYTLRNSGVMFHSQDPKSMPKEQDWPISVEMQFLGGLSDGNPRPTGNMCSPGTNVVYQGKIAASHCLNSTSKTYDGDQWVRAELIVLGDSLITHIIEGDTVLQYSKPQIGGGVANRYDPKLKIDGRLLKSGYIALQSEGQPVDFKNIQIKDLSSAYK; the protein is encoded by the coding sequence GTGAAAAAAAATCTATTCCTTTTTGTCTGTGTTGGCTTATTGTCTTTTTGGGGATGCGCCGTTAAGAAAACGGATGAGCAATCAAGTGTGAAGACAGTCCATGGTTGGAAATCTTTGTTTAATGGGAAGGACATTAAGGATTGGAATGTCAAGATTCATCATCATGATTTTGGTGTAAATTATGGTAACACTTTTCGGGTAGAGGATGGAACGATTCAGGTGCGCTACGACCAATACGGAGATTTTAATGAACAATATGGTCATCTCTATTATAAAACACCGTATTCATATTATCATCTAAAATTGGAATACCGTTTTGTAGGCGAGTTGCATAAAGGTGCTCCTGATTATACTCTGCGGAATAGTGGTGTAATGTTTCATTCTCAGGATCCGAAATCCATGCCTAAGGAGCAAGATTGGCCGATTTCTGTGGAAATGCAATTTTTGGGTGGGTTGAGCGATGGAAATCCAAGACCTACCGGTAACATGTGCTCACCTGGTACCAATGTGGTTTATCAGGGGAAGATTGCAGCGTCTCATTGTTTAAACTCTACTTCGAAAACATATGATGGGGACCAATGGGTAAGGGCGGAGCTAATTGTCCTCGGGGATTCGTTGATTACGCATATTATAGAAGGCGATACGGTTCTTCAGTATTCCAAGCCCCAAATAGGTGGAGGTGTAGCTAATCGCTATGATCCTAAACTTAAAATCGATGGACGCCTGTTAAAGAGCGGTTATATTGCGCTACAGAGCGAGGGTCAGCCTGTGGATTTTAAAAATATACAGATTAAGGACCTATCGTCTGCGTATAAGTAA